GGCAGattgacaataaaaaataaacggtgATCCAGTTGGGAGATGTTCACAATAAAATTAGCCTCTTCCACGTCCACCTTGTGATCCACCAGGTTGATTCTGTTGGTTGAGCCAAGGAGCTGATCCAGTTCCTCTTCCTCTTTGGTTTTGACCACGACCTCTGCCTCTCGCTATAATCAAATGccgtaaataaaatattaaattccAATTTGTTCCTTCATTTTCATATAGCCCTTGAATCCCACTTTTAAGTAATGTTTTTACAGTTCAATTCTGCGTTTCTTCtttttgactactttttgttacatttgttattttatcaGTTTCCTCAGTTTCTTTAAATTAATTTCGTTCATACTACATTGGCATTGGTTTACGACATTAAGAATAGAAAAAACTTGCTTGCTGTTGCTTAGAAATTTTGGAGTAAAAGAATTGTAGAAACTACTGATTGGAAAGAAAGTGAgcaaaaagaataaataaatattgaaacatACCTTGTGCGCGTAGAATAGCAGATTTTCCTCGTCCTGCTGTGCCAGACCCTTTGCCACCAGGTCTCTTGAACATCGGTGCGTTTTTCAACATATCAGGTAATATAAGAAATCGTATTTTGGATCCTCTAATGTAAACATTTTCGAGTTGTCCCACTTGACCGTCTCTGTACGTAACTGTGATACTTTGCATTTGACAATTCATATTGTCTTCGGCTTCGATTAATTTGCCACGGTATACTTCACCAGTGTTGGTTTCGCAGGTTATGGTATGACCCTCGGCTTCGTGAAGCACTTTTATCGGTACGCCTATCGACATTTTCGTTGCCTATTTCTTTAAATCAATGATATGATACTGTCACGATTTTCGAGTTATtgagaattataaaaaatcctcaaaattGGCATTAAAAGATTATTACGTTTACAATTGTAAATTCAACGTTTTAACCGCTTTTATGATGAAAGCTACACCGGTTGGACGCGCAGACTGTTTTCGAGAGACAGCTCACTCCTCACTCGCAAGAGGCAGAAatgctttatttttttaccacaagGTGTCGGTAGCGTTTTGGCGCTAAATTTCAATGCGATTGTTAAGAAAAGACCCCAACGATCATTTCTACTTTCGACGAAGTTTCGCTATTTCGCGCAAAACTAGCACAGCTTGGTTCACTCGATCGAGACGTTATTCCGTATAAAATATGCGTAAAATGATTAGTCTTCTATTCTAAGAATATTGTAATTTCAAGAAATTCAAGGTTGATCTTTTTATTCCCTTTTGAATTACTATTCCGTTTTCTGTTTCACTGATCAAACTGTACGCATATTCTTGATCTTGAGTCTTCGAAGGTTCACGAAGAACTGAGCTCTTACTCGAATGTCAAAGTCGAAGTCATGCGCATGTCCATTGAAAGCAACATTGGTATACCTTTTCACTAGAAAAGACCAACAAACTTTACCCATCATTATCTTCAATTGAGCTATCAAACTGTCGATGTTGCGATCAACTCATTGTTTATGCACCCTTCTCGCAATGCTCTCCAGCACAACCCTTTGTGCACTAACGTTTTGTCTCGCACAAACAATAATGGAGATATAAGTGTCTTCCTTGAAAATTATCTTACCTCTGCACATGATCGATGTACGTCCGCTTACTCTTTTTTTGCACATCAACTTTTTCTTGTCAAGTTTTCCACGTACTTTTTGTATCGTGGCATTTTGAAACATTCGAAGCTTCCTGGAATAAATTATAGGCAAAGGGAGGGAGAAGAACGCATGCGCTCTGTCGAATGTACTTTTCATAACCAACTAGCGCTGCGTAGAACGGGAgcgcgtggaaaaaaaatgtactaatATATTTTACAGATGTTTTCGGCTCGGCCCTGCAGGAATTTAATCTCAACAAAGTACGATGTTTtgagccattttttttcactttttcgccagtaaattacatttttcgaaCATTCGAAATCACAGTACAAAAAATTGCGTGTACAGTCCTCCTCGATTCGTTCGTTGTGTTCTAACAGTATTagccaaaaaaatgttcaagcaTCAAACATAATTCGGAGAACCGAGAAATAAGAGCCTAGTGCTTTGAGTAAGTTCTTAAAGTTTTCTATGTCTATACGATAAATTTTGCCACCTgtgatattgaaatttttgtcattgcgcattataacgaaaagaatatcTCTCGCCAAGCTCAATGGCATCTCGGGCCATGGTGAAAAATAAGCTGATATCCGGAGCCTAGCGATTTCTGATGACAAAAGATCGCCCGCGTAGCTGTACAAAAAGAGTTGAAGACTCATAAcgtataatattattattgtatttACAATCATTACCGTATTCCCCGTCTTTATGCTCAAGAGCATTTGAATACCTGGAAAAAATTAAGTCTCATTCAAAACTAATCGAATTTGTCGTGTAATAAATTCGATTAGTGTACACAGA
The window above is part of the Venturia canescens isolate UGA chromosome 5, ASM1945775v1, whole genome shotgun sequence genome. Proteins encoded here:
- the SmD3 gene encoding small nuclear ribonucleoprotein Sm D3 → MSIGVPIKVLHEAEGHTITCETNTGEVYRGKLIEAEDNMNCQMQSITVTYRDGQVGQLENVYIRGSKIRFLILPDMLKNAPMFKRPGGKGSGTAGRGKSAILRAQARGRGRGQNQRGRGTGSAPWLNQQNQPGGSQGGRGRG